One Antennarius striatus isolate MH-2024 chromosome 17, ASM4005453v1, whole genome shotgun sequence genomic window carries:
- the tmem39b gene encoding transmembrane protein 39B, which yields MAGGRRGANRATYCRPPLSNEPGSVSNGNYSTSSPVTGVRSRTRNGSGTCMSSPPLATQTVIPLKHCKIPELSVDRNVLFELHLFFCHLIALFVHYVNIYKTVWWYPSSHPPSHTSLNFHLIDYNMLVFTIIILARRLIAAIVKEASQSGKLSFPHSIFLVMARFAVLTLTGWSLCRSLIYLFRTYSVLSLLFLCYPFGMYIPFLRLSCDFRREGPLSPIASIGSKEVGSMSRGRDYLTVLKETWKQHTSQLYSVQPMPTHACCLSPDLIRKEVEYLKMDFNWRMKEVLVSSMLSAYYIAFVPVWFVKSTQYVDKRWSCELFILVSVSTSVILMRHLLPPRYCDLLHKAAAHLGCWQKVDPSLCSNVLQHIWTEEYMWPQGVLVKHNKNVYKAMGHYNVAVPSDVSHYRFYFFFNKPLRILNILVILEGAMIFYQLYSLICSEKWHQMISLALILFSNYYAFFKLLRDRIVLGKAYSYSNSSSDQKVS from the exons AAATGGTTCAGGAACATGCATGTCCAGCCCCCCACTGGCTACGCAGACCGTGATTCCTCTGAAGCACTGCAAGATACCAGAGTTATCTGTTGATCGTAATGTGCTGTTTGAGCTGCATCTCTTTTTTTGCCATCTGATTGCTCTCTTTGTCCATTATGTCAATATCTACAAGACTGTGTGGTGGTACCCATCATCACATCCTCCCTCACACACATCACTG AACTTTCACCTCATTGATTATAACATGCTGGTCTTCACAATCATCATATTAGCCAGGAGGTTGATTGCAGCAATAGTAAAAGAG GCATCACAGAGTGGGAAACTTTCCTTCCCTCATTCGATCTTCCTAGTGATGGCTCGGTTCGCTGTGCTAACGCTGACAGGCTGGAGTTTGTGCAGATCCCTCATTTACCTCTTCAGAACCTATTCTGTCCTCAGCCTGCTCTTCCTCTGCTACCC ATTTGGGATGTATATTCCATTCCTCAGGCTGAGCTGTGACTTCCGACGAGAGGGTCCACTCTCCCCGATTGCCAGTATCGGCTCCAAAGAGGTAGGCAGCATGAGCCGCGGCAGGGACTACTTGACAGTGCTAAAGGAGACATGGAAGCAGCACACCAGTCAGTTGTACAGCGTCCAGCCCATGCCAACGCACGCCTGCTGCCTGTCCCCTGACCTTATCCGGAAGGAGGTGGAGTATCTGAAGATGGACTTCaactggaggatgaaggaggtgTTGGTCAGTTCGATGCTCAGTGCTTACTACATTGCGTTTGTACCCGTGTGGTTCGTTAAG AGCACACAGTATGTGGACAAGCGGTGGTCGTGTGAGCTTTTCATCCTGGTGTCAGTTAGCACCTCCGTCATCCTCATGAGACATTTGTTGCCTCCTCGATACTGTGACCTGCTTCACAAAGCCGCAGCTCACCTGGGCTGCTGGCAGAAAGTAGATCCTTCGCTCTGTTCTAACGTTCTTCAGCACAT ATGGACTGAGGAGTACATGTGGCCACAGGGAGTTCTGGTGAAACATAATAAGAACGTGTACAAGGCCATGGGTCACTACAATGTTGCAGTTCCTTCAGACGTGTCCCATTATCGCTTCTAT TTCTTCTTCAACAAGCCGTTACGAATATTGAACATACTCGTCATCCTTGAAGGTGCCATGATATTCTACCAGCTCTACTCGCTGATATGTTCGGAAAAGTGGCATCAGATGATATCACTGGCTCTGATCCTCTTCAGCAACTACTACGCCTTTTTCAAGCTTCTTAGAGACAGAATAGTCCTAGGAAAAGCATACTCGTACTCAAACAGCTCGTCTGACCAGAAAGTCAGTTAG